A window of the Branchiibius hedensis genome harbors these coding sequences:
- a CDS encoding primosomal protein, which yields MATDPRVALAAFVAALERHFEVVAARRGEQDPAVEAAYQSLAEAFDEYDRALMDTYGEVTPFEIYDDEDDDDLDDEDDIEELDEELDDADDDD from the coding sequence ATGGCCACCGATCCGCGCGTCGCGCTGGCCGCCTTCGTGGCGGCCCTAGAACGTCACTTCGAGGTCGTAGCAGCCCGCCGCGGAGAACAGGACCCGGCTGTCGAAGCCGCCTACCAGTCGCTGGCTGAGGCCTTCGACGAATACGACCGCGCTTTGATGGACACCTACGGCGAGGTCACTCCGTTCGAGATCTACGACGACGAGGACGACGACGACCTCGACGACGAAGACGACATCGAAGAGTTGGACGAAGAACTCGACGACGCGGACGACGACGACTGA
- a CDS encoding DUF5703 family protein, producing MVEYEFRELQFTRDATPGQIRQMLADFAEYEHWELARTRLYTGGRRRIWLRRKIIRVMRTA from the coding sequence ATGGTCGAGTACGAGTTCCGCGAACTTCAGTTCACCCGCGACGCCACCCCGGGGCAGATCCGGCAAATGCTTGCTGACTTCGCCGAATACGAACACTGGGAGTTGGCCCGGACGCGCCTTTACACCGGTGGTCGACGCCGGATCTGGCTGCGCCGGAAGATCATTCGCGTCATGCGCACGGCCTGA
- a CDS encoding M20/M25/M40 family metallo-hydrolase: MTDQPTALDEVVQICQDLIAFDTSNFGDGSGPGERKAAEYVVGQFEEVGLEPVIIESDPGRASVVVRIPGEDSDRGALVVHGHLDVVPATASDWQVDPFGAEIKDGCIWGRGAVDMKDMDAMIIANVRELARTGRKPARDLVIALFADEEAGGAKGSHHLVANHPELFEGATEAISEVGGYSITFPNAAGREQRAYLLQSAEKGLAWLTLRATGRAGHGSVPNPDNAVMHLAQALTRISEHPWPRQYGATVRALLDGLAQLSGRSYTDEDPEPVLELLGSTRGFVDATLQDTVNATMLDAGYKHNVIPQTATAGIDCRFLPGHEEELMATLRDLAGEHITIETVHRDIAVEAPYDTDLVEAMKRSLLAEDPEAAILPYCLSAGTDNKALSLLGIKGYGFTPLRLPADLDFAAMFHGVDERVPVDSLLFGTRVLGRLLQDC; encoded by the coding sequence ATGACTGATCAGCCCACTGCCCTCGATGAGGTCGTCCAGATCTGCCAGGACCTGATCGCCTTCGACACCAGCAACTTCGGCGACGGCAGCGGCCCTGGCGAACGCAAAGCCGCCGAGTACGTCGTGGGTCAGTTCGAGGAGGTCGGCCTCGAACCGGTCATCATCGAGAGCGACCCGGGCCGGGCCAGCGTGGTCGTTCGGATTCCGGGGGAGGACAGCGACCGGGGCGCCCTGGTCGTGCACGGCCACCTCGACGTGGTTCCGGCCACGGCCAGCGACTGGCAGGTCGACCCGTTCGGTGCCGAGATCAAGGACGGCTGCATCTGGGGGCGGGGCGCGGTCGACATGAAGGACATGGACGCGATGATCATCGCCAACGTCCGGGAACTGGCCCGGACCGGTCGCAAACCAGCCCGCGACCTGGTCATCGCTCTCTTCGCCGACGAAGAGGCGGGCGGCGCCAAGGGCAGCCACCACCTGGTCGCGAACCACCCCGAACTCTTCGAGGGGGCCACCGAGGCCATCAGTGAGGTGGGCGGGTACAGCATCACGTTCCCGAATGCGGCCGGTCGCGAGCAGCGGGCGTATCTGTTGCAGAGCGCCGAGAAGGGACTGGCCTGGCTGACCCTGCGTGCCACCGGCCGGGCAGGTCACGGCTCGGTGCCCAACCCGGACAACGCGGTGATGCACCTGGCGCAGGCGCTCACCCGGATCAGTGAGCACCCCTGGCCACGGCAGTACGGCGCGACGGTCCGAGCGCTGTTGGACGGCCTGGCGCAGTTGTCCGGTCGTAGCTACACCGACGAGGACCCCGAACCGGTGCTCGAACTGCTGGGCAGCACTCGCGGTTTCGTGGATGCGACCCTGCAGGACACGGTCAACGCGACGATGCTGGACGCGGGCTACAAGCACAACGTCATCCCGCAGACCGCCACCGCAGGGATCGACTGCCGATTCCTGCCCGGTCACGAGGAGGAGTTGATGGCCACCCTGCGCGACCTGGCGGGGGAGCACATCACCATCGAGACCGTCCACCGTGACATCGCCGTCGAAGCTCCCTACGACACCGACCTGGTCGAGGCGATGAAGCGCTCGCTGCTGGCAGAGGACCCGGAAGCCGCGATCCTGCCCTACTGCTTGTCTGCAGGTACTGACAACAAGGCGTTGAGCCTGCTGGGCATCAAGGGCTACGGGTTCACCCCGTTGCGGCTGCCGGCGGACCTGGACTTCGCGGCGATGTTCCACGGCGTGGACGAGCGAGTGCCGGTTGACTCACTGCTGTTCGGCACCCGGGTGCTCGGTCGCCTGTTGCAGGACTGCTGA
- a CDS encoding ATP-dependent DNA ligase, with amino-acid sequence MLLSQVVEVSGRVGSTRARNAKIEQLAAILRSAEPDDVPLVTAYLTGALPQRRPGVGWRSVRDLPTPATQPSLTVQDVDRAVSAMERLSGPGSVAGRSALVADLFGAATQDEQRFLVGLFTGELRHGAQDGVMQSAIAEAFEVPVAAVRRAAMLAGDLTDVAATARSSGSEGLQQVDLVVGRPLRPMLAGSAPSVDAAYGDDEQRRFDVECKLDGIRLQAHKDGERVWLFTRSLDDITERLPEVVEVVRALPAQTAVLDGEAIALRADGRPEPFQVTGARTASADGVPVSTFFFDLLHLDGRNLLDQPLTERIATLEQLVAPPNRIPRRAGADLAAARAAFEEWVGAGHEGVVLKDPGVVYAAGRRGAGWVKVKPRHTLDLVVLAVERGSGRRSEWLSNIHLGARDPQTGEFVMVGKTFKGMTDEMLRWQTQRFTELADGPADGWTVRVRPEQVVEIAFDGVQRSSRYPGGVALRFARVLRYRDDKTAEAADSIEELRSLGWEND; translated from the coding sequence ATGCTGCTGTCGCAGGTCGTCGAGGTTTCTGGCCGGGTCGGGTCGACCAGGGCCCGCAACGCCAAGATCGAGCAGTTGGCGGCGATTCTGCGCTCGGCCGAGCCGGACGACGTGCCGTTGGTGACGGCCTACCTCACCGGTGCGTTGCCGCAGCGCCGTCCCGGGGTCGGCTGGCGTAGCGTCCGCGACCTGCCGACGCCGGCCACCCAGCCCTCGCTGACCGTGCAGGATGTCGATCGGGCTGTGAGTGCGATGGAACGTCTCTCCGGCCCCGGGTCCGTGGCGGGTCGTTCCGCACTGGTCGCCGACCTCTTCGGGGCCGCGACGCAGGACGAACAGCGTTTCCTGGTGGGCTTGTTCACGGGGGAGTTGCGGCACGGCGCGCAGGACGGTGTCATGCAGTCCGCGATCGCCGAGGCGTTCGAGGTGCCTGTGGCCGCCGTACGCCGAGCGGCCATGTTGGCCGGGGACCTCACCGACGTCGCCGCGACCGCCCGATCCTCCGGGTCGGAGGGTCTGCAGCAGGTGGACCTGGTGGTGGGGCGACCACTGCGCCCGATGCTGGCGGGTAGCGCGCCGAGCGTTGACGCGGCGTACGGCGATGATGAGCAGCGGCGGTTCGATGTCGAATGCAAGCTCGACGGGATCCGGTTGCAGGCGCACAAAGACGGTGAGCGGGTCTGGCTGTTCACACGCAGTCTGGACGACATCACCGAGCGGCTGCCGGAGGTGGTCGAGGTGGTCCGGGCGTTGCCTGCGCAGACCGCGGTCCTGGACGGGGAAGCGATCGCGTTGCGAGCCGATGGCCGTCCCGAACCGTTCCAGGTCACGGGTGCCCGCACGGCCAGCGCCGACGGGGTCCCGGTGAGCACGTTCTTCTTCGACCTGTTGCATCTGGACGGTCGCAACCTGCTGGACCAACCGCTGACCGAGCGGATCGCCACGCTCGAGCAACTCGTCGCGCCCCCGAACCGGATCCCCAGACGCGCGGGAGCCGACCTGGCCGCAGCGCGCGCCGCGTTCGAGGAGTGGGTCGGTGCCGGGCACGAGGGCGTCGTGCTGAAGGACCCGGGCGTGGTCTACGCGGCCGGCCGGCGCGGCGCCGGCTGGGTCAAGGTGAAACCGCGACACACCCTGGACCTCGTGGTGCTCGCGGTCGAGCGAGGAAGCGGTCGGCGCAGCGAATGGCTGTCGAACATCCACCTCGGTGCTCGTGATCCGCAGACCGGCGAATTCGTCATGGTGGGAAAGACTTTCAAAGGGATGACCGACGAAATGTTGCGCTGGCAGACCCAGCGCTTCACCGAGTTGGCGGACGGTCCGGCGGACGGTTGGACGGTCCGCGTGCGTCCGGAGCAGGTGGTCGAGATCGCCTTCGACGGGGTGCAACGCTCGAGCCGGTATCCCGGTGGGGTGGCTCTGCGATTCGCCCGGGTGCTGCGTTACCGCGACGACAAGACCGCCGAGGCGGCCGATTCGATCGAGGAACTCAGGAGCCTAGGGTGGGAGAATGACTGA
- the gtfA gene encoding sucrose phosphorylase yields MRNQVQLIAYADRFGGTIDGVHRLLDEKFSGAFGGVHVLPFYSPYDGADAGFDPIDHTSVDPRLGSWTDIKALAATYDVMADLIVNHVSSQSPQFQDVVAKGRDSAYAPMFLTMSSVFPDGATEADLTAIYRPRPGLPFSAMRLGGELRYVWTTFTPQQIDIDITSDAGRDYLHQILDAVADAGVGFVRLDAVGYAVKTPGTSCFMTPETFDFIAAFTQRARERGVEVLVEVHSYFRDQVAIAEKVDYVYDFALPPLLLYAFSSGDGQPLAAWLRDRPTNAVTVLDTHDGIGIIDAGPRRGEKPGDPIRPGLLTEEQVDALVAGIHERTGGSSQAASGATASNLDLYQINSTYYDALGRDDAAYLAARAIQFFAPGIPQVYYVGALAGGNDSELLARTNVGRDINRHYYDDAEIDAALDRPVVQALLQLCRLRNSIGAFDAADLQVTLAGTVLTLHRGGAQGPRACLTVDLADGSASMDWTDTVGVTGRLEDLRQLLD; encoded by the coding sequence GTGCGTAATCAGGTCCAACTCATTGCCTACGCCGACCGGTTCGGCGGCACCATCGACGGGGTGCATCGCCTCCTCGACGAAAAGTTCTCCGGTGCCTTCGGTGGGGTTCACGTCCTACCCTTCTACTCGCCGTACGACGGGGCGGACGCCGGTTTCGACCCGATCGACCACACCAGTGTCGACCCCCGCCTGGGGAGTTGGACGGACATCAAGGCGCTGGCTGCGACGTACGACGTGATGGCCGACCTGATCGTCAACCACGTCTCTTCCCAGTCACCCCAGTTCCAGGACGTCGTCGCGAAGGGCCGGGACTCGGCGTACGCCCCGATGTTCCTGACCATGTCCTCGGTCTTCCCCGATGGCGCCACGGAAGCGGACCTGACGGCGATCTACCGGCCCCGGCCCGGGCTGCCGTTCAGCGCGATGCGCCTCGGCGGTGAGTTGCGGTACGTCTGGACCACCTTCACCCCGCAACAGATCGACATCGACATCACCTCCGATGCGGGCCGCGACTACTTACACCAGATCCTGGATGCAGTCGCCGACGCCGGTGTCGGGTTCGTGCGCCTCGATGCGGTGGGTTACGCCGTGAAGACACCGGGTACGTCGTGTTTCATGACCCCGGAGACGTTCGACTTCATCGCCGCGTTCACCCAGCGGGCCCGCGAGCGCGGCGTCGAGGTGCTGGTCGAGGTGCACTCGTATTTCCGGGACCAGGTCGCGATCGCCGAGAAGGTCGACTACGTCTACGACTTCGCGTTGCCGCCCCTGCTGCTCTACGCGTTCTCCAGTGGCGACGGTCAACCGCTCGCGGCGTGGCTCCGGGATCGGCCGACCAATGCGGTCACCGTGCTGGACACCCACGACGGCATCGGCATCATCGACGCCGGCCCGCGGCGTGGCGAGAAGCCCGGCGATCCGATCCGCCCCGGCCTGCTGACCGAGGAGCAGGTCGACGCGTTGGTGGCGGGGATCCACGAACGCACCGGCGGCAGCAGTCAGGCGGCCAGCGGTGCGACTGCCTCGAATCTCGATCTCTACCAGATCAATTCGACCTACTACGACGCTCTTGGCCGCGACGACGCGGCGTATCTGGCGGCGCGTGCGATTCAGTTCTTCGCGCCCGGCATCCCGCAGGTCTACTACGTCGGCGCGCTGGCTGGAGGCAACGACAGCGAACTGCTGGCGCGCACGAACGTCGGCCGGGACATCAACCGGCACTACTACGACGACGCCGAGATCGACGCCGCCCTTGACCGCCCGGTGGTGCAGGCGCTGCTGCAGTTGTGTCGACTGCGCAACAGCATCGGGGCCTTCGACGCGGCTGATCTGCAGGTCACGTTGGCCGGGACTGTCCTCACCCTGCACCGCGGCGGCGCTCAGGGCCCTCGCGCCTGCCTGACCGTCGACCTGGCCGATGGATCTGCATCGATGGACTGGACCGACACCGTCGGGGTGACAGGGCGGCTGGAGGACCTGCGGCAACTGCTTGACTGA
- a CDS encoding SRPBCC family protein — MALITRTFTTAPGRLFRAFTDPVELAAWWPTTAADPTQTVRSEPGHLLELADADGQHTILTFAPDPAGCLLTVQRADEAPPWSADLDKLDALVDPPR, encoded by the coding sequence ATGGCGCTGATCACCAGGACGTTCACGACGGCACCGGGGCGGTTGTTCCGGGCCTTCACCGATCCGGTCGAACTCGCCGCCTGGTGGCCGACCACCGCAGCTGACCCGACGCAGACCGTCCGCTCGGAGCCGGGACACCTGCTGGAACTCGCGGACGCCGACGGCCAGCACACGATCCTCACCTTCGCCCCCGATCCGGCCGGTTGCCTGCTCACCGTGCAGCGCGCCGATGAGGCACCGCCGTGGTCGGCTGACCTGGACAAATTGGACGCTCTGGTCGATCCGCCGCGTTAG
- a CDS encoding TetR/AcrR family transcriptional regulator: MTARTPLSRERIIAAAIDVADEAGLEAVSMRSVATALGVVPMALYKHVGDKDDLIDGMVAAIVTRFGQDPATPAGTWQEEFAIVVRRARAQVTQRPWVRRAIETRTLLTPAVLGHMETLTQIMLRGGLSPDLTHHAMHALGNRIWGFSPELFNEHPHASVSARSTAPSPDPADYPGILQVAAEARRLRPEATSCDEDFEFDFTLTLLLDAIARLQEQTWTSQGSM, encoded by the coding sequence ATGACTGCACGCACCCCGCTCAGCCGAGAACGGATCATCGCCGCCGCCATCGACGTGGCCGACGAGGCCGGGCTCGAGGCCGTCAGCATGCGCAGCGTGGCCACCGCGCTCGGCGTCGTACCGATGGCCCTCTACAAACACGTGGGCGACAAGGACGACCTCATCGACGGCATGGTGGCCGCGATCGTGACCCGGTTCGGGCAGGATCCGGCCACCCCGGCCGGCACCTGGCAGGAGGAGTTCGCGATCGTCGTACGTCGCGCACGGGCCCAGGTGACCCAACGGCCCTGGGTACGGCGAGCGATCGAGACCCGCACGCTGCTCACCCCGGCCGTGCTCGGGCACATGGAAACCCTGACCCAGATCATGTTGCGCGGCGGACTGTCCCCCGATCTGACGCACCATGCGATGCACGCCCTGGGGAACCGGATCTGGGGCTTCAGCCCGGAACTGTTCAACGAGCATCCGCACGCATCGGTGAGCGCCAGGAGCACCGCCCCGAGTCCGGATCCAGCCGATTACCCGGGCATCCTGCAGGTGGCCGCCGAGGCGCGCCGGCTGCGGCCCGAAGCAACCAGTTGCGACGAGGATTTCGAGTTCGACTTCACGCTCACCCTGCTCCTCGATGCCATCGCGCGTCTACAGGAGCAGACCTGGACCTCGCAGGGGTCGATGTAG
- a CDS encoding potassium transporter Kup, protein MAEDSRPSPAGRSSDVRPIHRAGAAALILGALGVVFGDIGTSPLYAFQTVFTLDKGIVKNNDADVYGVVSLIFWAITLIVSVKYVTLILRADNDGEGGVMALAALARKHVRPGGRRWAVVMVLGVLGASLFYGDSVITPAISVMSAIEGLEVPAPSLAHLVLPIGVTIIVALFLVQRFGTELVGRVFGPVMVLWFTVLALLGLRQIVRDPAILRALSPSYAVLFIVDHPGIAFIAMGAIVLSITGAEALYADMGHFGRSPIRRAWFFLVFPALTLNYLGQAALIREEPDALSNPFFRLAPDWAQLALVILATLATVIASQAVISGSYSVTNQAIRLGYLPRLTVRHTSHKEGGQIYLPAVNWVLFAGVITLLLIFQHSSKLATAYGLAVTGTFLITTVLFLVHAQAAWHWPRWKLIAVGSLFGWLELTFFVANLTKVAHGGWLPLLIASVVVLVMMTWQRGRTLVTERRQKLEGKLVPFVTELQQQDLSRVPGTAVFLHPDDQTTPLALRENVTFNKVLHESVVILSAISANVPYVPEEERVTVTTIGHPSHHIHHVTVTYGFQDVQDVPRSLAGATSLGLPVDPDTALYFLSRITLSRTELPSMSKWRKRLFTAMAHNAADPTEYYRLPPARTIIMGTNVLV, encoded by the coding sequence GTGGCCGAAGATTCCCGTCCGTCCCCTGCGGGGCGTTCGAGCGACGTACGTCCGATCCACCGCGCCGGTGCCGCGGCGCTCATCCTGGGCGCACTGGGTGTGGTGTTCGGCGACATCGGAACCAGCCCGCTCTACGCATTCCAGACGGTCTTCACCCTCGACAAAGGCATCGTCAAGAACAACGACGCCGACGTGTACGGCGTTGTCTCCCTGATCTTCTGGGCGATCACCTTGATCGTGTCCGTGAAGTACGTGACCTTGATCCTGCGTGCTGACAACGACGGCGAGGGTGGCGTCATGGCCCTGGCCGCGCTGGCCCGCAAACACGTACGCCCGGGCGGCCGGCGATGGGCCGTCGTGATGGTGCTCGGTGTGCTCGGGGCATCGCTGTTCTACGGCGACAGCGTCATCACACCGGCCATCTCGGTGATGTCGGCCATCGAAGGTCTGGAGGTGCCGGCGCCCAGCCTGGCGCATCTGGTCCTGCCGATCGGCGTCACGATCATCGTGGCCCTCTTCCTGGTCCAGCGGTTCGGCACCGAATTGGTGGGCCGCGTCTTCGGCCCGGTGATGGTCCTCTGGTTCACCGTGCTCGCGCTCCTGGGGCTGCGGCAGATCGTCCGGGATCCGGCGATCCTGCGGGCGCTGTCCCCGTCGTACGCCGTGCTGTTCATCGTCGATCATCCGGGCATCGCGTTCATTGCGATGGGCGCCATCGTGCTGTCCATCACCGGTGCCGAGGCGTTGTACGCCGATATGGGCCATTTCGGTCGCTCACCCATCCGCCGGGCCTGGTTCTTCCTGGTGTTCCCAGCCCTCACGCTCAACTACCTCGGCCAGGCGGCGTTGATCCGCGAAGAGCCCGACGCGCTGAGCAACCCGTTCTTCCGGCTGGCGCCGGACTGGGCCCAGCTGGCACTGGTCATCCTGGCCACCCTGGCCACGGTGATCGCTTCCCAAGCAGTGATCTCCGGCTCGTACTCGGTCACCAACCAGGCCATCCGGCTGGGCTACCTGCCCCGGCTCACCGTGCGGCACACCTCGCACAAAGAGGGCGGACAGATCTATCTGCCCGCGGTCAACTGGGTGCTGTTCGCCGGCGTGATCACCTTGTTGCTGATCTTCCAGCACTCCTCGAAGCTCGCCACCGCCTACGGCTTGGCGGTCACCGGCACGTTCCTGATCACCACGGTGCTCTTCCTCGTGCACGCCCAAGCCGCGTGGCACTGGCCGCGGTGGAAGCTGATCGCGGTCGGTTCGTTGTTCGGCTGGCTGGAGCTGACCTTCTTCGTCGCCAACCTGACCAAGGTCGCCCACGGCGGCTGGCTGCCGCTGCTGATCGCCTCCGTCGTGGTTCTGGTGATGATGACCTGGCAGCGCGGCCGCACGCTGGTCACCGAACGCCGCCAGAAGCTGGAAGGCAAACTCGTACCGTTCGTCACCGAGTTGCAGCAACAGGATCTGAGCCGGGTGCCCGGCACCGCCGTTTTTCTGCATCCGGACGACCAGACGACGCCGTTGGCGCTGCGGGAGAACGTCACCTTCAACAAGGTGCTGCATGAGTCGGTCGTAATCCTGTCGGCGATCTCCGCGAACGTGCCGTACGTGCCCGAGGAGGAGCGCGTCACCGTGACCACGATCGGGCACCCCTCGCATCACATCCACCACGTCACGGTGACCTACGGGTTCCAGGACGTGCAGGATGTACCCCGCTCCCTGGCCGGCGCGACATCCTTGGGGTTGCCGGTCGATCCGGACACGGCGTTGTACTTCCTGTCCCGGATCACGTTGTCGCGCACGGAATTACCGAGCATGAGCAAGTGGCGCAAGCGGCTCTTCACTGCGATGGCGCACAACGCCGCGGACCCGACCGAGTACTACCGCCTACCGCCGGCGCGCACGATCATCATGGGAACCAACGTGCTGGTATAG
- a CDS encoding serine hydrolase, with protein sequence MTVQPPRRSVLIAALAMPALAACANAEGRPPVGRGSGQAPSGARLMSTASTPPVPSISRAALTAVAAKYLATRTATLGFSLHDHRTGVQLHYRPMKNETASSIKVLVLAATLRIAAEKKRSLTATQKALATQMIEYSDNNATTTLFRAAGYRNVQRVAGLFGLTSTTINPAWGISTTTPADWVKLMDHVVRGSTVLSVADRAYIRSLMSHVTTTQRWGVANPPVTGATIALTKNGWLPYKGVWRVNSMGYLEGHGRKYTLAILSRSPKGFDYGVQTLNGLSTTLFTALSKQLVA encoded by the coding sequence GTGACCGTCCAACCGCCGCGTCGTTCGGTTCTGATTGCTGCCCTGGCCATGCCGGCGTTGGCGGCGTGCGCCAACGCCGAGGGGCGCCCGCCGGTCGGCCGTGGCAGTGGCCAGGCACCCAGCGGTGCCCGGCTGATGAGCACTGCGAGCACCCCACCCGTACCCAGCATCAGCCGGGCGGCACTGACGGCCGTCGCCGCAAAATACCTGGCGACCCGTACGGCGACCCTCGGGTTCTCGTTGCACGACCACCGCACCGGGGTGCAGTTGCACTATCGGCCGATGAAGAACGAGACCGCAAGCAGCATCAAGGTATTGGTGCTCGCGGCCACTTTGCGGATCGCGGCGGAGAAGAAGCGATCGTTGACTGCCACGCAGAAGGCGTTGGCGACGCAGATGATCGAGTACAGCGACAACAACGCGACGACCACACTCTTCCGAGCCGCCGGTTACCGCAACGTTCAGCGGGTCGCCGGCCTCTTCGGACTGACCAGTACCACCATCAACCCGGCCTGGGGGATCTCGACCACGACCCCGGCGGACTGGGTGAAGTTGATGGACCATGTCGTGCGTGGCAGTACGGTCTTGTCGGTCGCCGACCGTGCTTACATCCGTTCCCTGATGAGCCACGTGACCACGACCCAGCGCTGGGGGGTCGCCAACCCACCCGTCACCGGTGCGACGATCGCGCTGACCAAGAACGGCTGGCTGCCTTACAAGGGGGTGTGGCGGGTCAACTCGATGGGCTACCTCGAAGGGCACGGCCGCAAATACACCCTCGCGATCCTGAGCAGGTCACCCAAGGGCTTCGACTACGGCGTGCAGACCCTCAACGGGTTGTCGACGACGTTGTTCACCGCCCTCAGCAAACAACTGGTTGCCTGA
- a CDS encoding transglutaminase family protein, translating to MAADWGDVHARRSYEVRHRTTYNYDDFVTTSFARSCLRPRSTAHQQVISNRIEVLPGADVLTEHVDYFGNYSHYIEIRTRHTQLEVAKTSVVDVTWPQVDVDEVNQWTVAQAALQLRDPAVFTPAEHASYTLPSDLVVLSPEVKEYAAQILPPDRPLGDALVDLYESIYRDFSYQKGATSVTTTLAEVLAERAGVCQDFAHLAAGCLRVVGLPGRYVSGYIESRPPDGKPKLEGSDATHAWTSTRLPDGRWVDLDPTNNHFADSRYIVTAWGRDFRDVSPLKGVIFTESKKSTLKVAVDVIPLERLPV from the coding sequence ATGGCCGCCGACTGGGGTGATGTGCACGCCCGGCGCAGTTACGAGGTGCGGCACCGCACGACGTACAACTATGACGATTTCGTGACGACGTCGTTCGCTCGCTCGTGCCTGCGCCCGCGCAGCACCGCGCACCAGCAGGTCATCAGCAACCGGATCGAGGTGTTGCCGGGCGCCGATGTGCTCACGGAGCACGTGGACTATTTCGGCAACTACAGCCACTACATCGAGATCCGCACCCGGCACACGCAGTTGGAGGTCGCCAAGACGTCGGTCGTCGACGTGACCTGGCCGCAGGTGGATGTCGATGAGGTCAACCAGTGGACCGTTGCCCAGGCCGCCTTGCAGTTGCGCGACCCGGCAGTGTTCACCCCGGCCGAGCATGCGTCGTACACCCTGCCCTCGGATCTGGTGGTGCTCTCCCCGGAGGTGAAGGAGTACGCCGCGCAGATCCTGCCGCCCGACCGACCGTTGGGCGACGCGCTGGTGGACCTGTACGAGTCCATCTACCGCGACTTCAGCTACCAGAAGGGGGCAACGTCGGTCACGACCACCCTCGCCGAGGTGCTGGCGGAACGGGCTGGCGTCTGCCAGGACTTCGCGCATCTGGCCGCTGGTTGCCTGCGGGTAGTGGGGCTGCCCGGCCGCTACGTCAGCGGGTACATCGAGTCACGGCCACCTGACGGTAAACCTAAGCTTGAGGGTTCTGACGCCACCCATGCGTGGACTTCGACACGGCTACCGGACGGTCGATGGGTCGACCTGGACCCGACCAACAATCATTTCGCCGACTCCCGCTACATCGTGACCGCATGGGGCCGGGACTTCCGCGATGTGTCCCCGCTCAAAGGCGTGATCTTCACAGAGTCCAAGAAGAGCACGCTGAAGGTGGCTGTGGACGTCATCCCGTTGGAGCGCCTGCCTGTCTGA